One region of Mucilaginibacter sp. 14171R-50 genomic DNA includes:
- a CDS encoding ABC transporter ATP-binding protein → MTAALTAENLNKYFHEPEEFRVLQDISFNINKGEFVPIIGKSGCGKSTLLYLLSTLDTDYTGVITINGQQVTGLSQNDLALFRNRHIGFVFQFHFLLPEFTALENVMLPALKLGRWDKAEIEERALQQLRQLEMEPFARQLSGKLSGGQQQRIAIARALINEPMIIMADEPTGNLDSGNTKLVFDIFSRLAHEKNIAVLAVTHDLDFAKHADRVIEMKDGRIVVPDA, encoded by the coding sequence ATGACAGCAGCACTAACCGCCGAGAATTTGAATAAGTACTTCCACGAACCCGAGGAATTCCGGGTGCTGCAGGATATCTCTTTCAATATCAATAAGGGCGAATTCGTCCCCATTATCGGTAAGTCTGGCTGTGGTAAATCAACCTTGCTTTATTTACTGAGTACGCTGGATACTGATTATACCGGGGTGATCACTATCAATGGGCAGCAGGTTACCGGTCTGTCGCAGAACGACCTGGCATTGTTTCGCAACCGGCACATCGGTTTCGTTTTCCAGTTTCATTTTTTACTGCCCGAGTTTACCGCTTTGGAGAATGTGATGCTTCCCGCCTTAAAACTCGGGCGATGGGATAAAGCAGAGATAGAGGAGCGGGCATTGCAACAATTGCGTCAACTGGAGATGGAGCCCTTTGCGCGCCAACTTTCCGGCAAGCTTTCGGGTGGGCAGCAGCAGCGTATCGCCATAGCGCGGGCACTAATCAACGAGCCGATGATCATTATGGCCGACGAGCCAACCGGTAACCTGGATAGCGGCAACACTAAGTTGGTGTTTGATATTTTCAGTCGTCTGGCCCACGAAAAGAACATAGCGGTACTGGCAGTTACGCACGACCTTGATTTCGCCAAACACGCCGATCGTGTAATAGAGATGAAAGACGGCCGTATTGTTGTGCCGGATGCCTGA
- a CDS encoding efflux RND transporter periplasmic adaptor subunit produces the protein MSKKSVLLLISVLVAGCQQQRITYPRYMTIVQTVYASGKVMADSEYTVGALISGTVIGKLVKEGDQIKKGQVIYILRHTAPAAKMEAAASALLNARENISVRSRILNDLKIAEQNADLKFHNDSLLYIRYQNLWAQNIGTRVNLDNAQTQYELSYNQKQSAREKYRSTLNDLKVSMKNAESMAAGSRSDLENYFIRAESSGTVYQLFKEKGEAVKMNEPVALLGRSGTRLIQLAVDQEDIRQIRAGQQVLLKTDASGEHIYQAKISRIYPVMNETDQTFRVDALFTEGNDPAYLHSSVEANIIIAKKMNCLTIPLALLMTGDSIRVRQNGRIITKPVKTGIRTTNEIEIISGATRHTAILDPFNPK, from the coding sequence ATGTCAAAAAAGTCAGTACTATTATTAATTTCTGTTCTTGTTGCAGGTTGTCAGCAACAGCGCATTACATACCCGCGGTACATGACGATCGTGCAAACAGTTTATGCTTCCGGCAAGGTCATGGCGGATAGTGAATACACGGTGGGCGCTCTCATCTCCGGAACGGTTATTGGAAAGCTTGTTAAGGAAGGTGACCAAATCAAAAAAGGCCAGGTCATTTATATTTTACGGCATACCGCCCCGGCGGCAAAAATGGAAGCGGCTGCCAGCGCGTTACTGAATGCAAGGGAAAATATTTCTGTACGTTCGCGCATTTTAAACGATCTGAAGATCGCCGAGCAGAATGCAGATCTCAAATTCCACAACGATTCCTTACTATACATCCGCTATCAAAACCTGTGGGCTCAGAATATCGGCACCAGGGTAAATCTGGATAACGCGCAAACGCAATATGAGCTTTCCTATAATCAAAAACAATCGGCCCGCGAAAAATACCGGTCGACGTTGAACGATCTGAAGGTCAGCATGAAAAATGCGGAAAGCATGGCGGCCGGTTCCAGGTCTGATCTGGAAAATTATTTTATACGTGCCGAGAGTAGCGGCACCGTTTATCAGCTATTTAAGGAAAAAGGTGAAGCGGTTAAGATGAACGAACCCGTTGCACTTTTGGGGCGATCTGGAACAAGGCTTATTCAATTGGCTGTTGACCAGGAAGACATCCGTCAGATCAGGGCCGGCCAGCAGGTACTTTTGAAAACCGACGCCAGCGGCGAGCATATTTACCAGGCAAAGATCAGCCGGATTTATCCTGTGATGAATGAAACAGACCAGACCTTTCGGGTAGATGCGCTGTTTACCGAAGGTAATGACCCCGCGTATCTTCATAGTTCCGTTGAAGCCAATATCATTATCGCAAAGAAAATGAATTGCCTGACGATCCCGCTGGCTTTGCTCATGACGGGCGACAGTATCCGTGTGCGCCAAAACGGACGGATAATTACTAAACCGGTAAAAACCGGTATCCGTACGACGAACGAAATTGAAATTATCAGCGGGGCAACCAGGCATACCGCTATCCTTGACCCTTTTAACCCAAAATAG
- a CDS encoding ABC transporter permease has product MSVNLLIARRHLMASKKQTLVAMLGVTFGIAMFILMISFMIGVNQFMERTMLSFTPDVHLYNDISTDYSHSIAGDYFKGQPVSVGVAHPKPRQIKLNLKNAVGIIARLRQDPLISGISPMVSTLVFYNYGPVQINGNISGVNILDESRMFDLKEKMVSGMPEDLLTADKGILMGSGLAQKLNVQLGDLVSLAAPNGMLMRFRVVGIFRIGMSAIDNVRSYVSLASGQQLLGKDKSYITDISIKLHDHSKAAWVAKAMNSQFGYKADDWETANASVKTSNLVRDTLTYVVSVTLLIVAGFGIYNIMNMTINNKMKDIAILKAQGFAGQDIMQIFLSQAIFIGLLGALSGMGLGFMLAYALSSVPFPPNEYVALKYFPVAFEPAHYFFGLLFGSLTPLVAGLMPSLKAAKIDPVMILRG; this is encoded by the coding sequence ATGTCTGTAAATCTACTCATTGCAAGGCGGCATTTAATGGCCAGCAAAAAGCAGACATTGGTTGCTATGTTGGGTGTTACGTTCGGCATCGCGATGTTTATCCTTATGATCAGTTTCATGATCGGGGTGAACCAGTTTATGGAACGCACCATGCTTTCTTTTACGCCAGATGTACACCTGTACAATGACATCAGTACGGATTACAGCCATTCAATAGCCGGAGATTACTTTAAAGGCCAGCCGGTATCTGTAGGCGTGGCGCATCCAAAACCGCGACAAATAAAGCTTAATCTGAAAAATGCCGTCGGCATTATAGCCAGGCTCCGGCAGGATCCACTGATATCAGGGATTTCGCCGATGGTTAGCACACTGGTGTTTTACAACTATGGGCCGGTTCAGATCAATGGTAACATCAGCGGGGTTAACATCCTGGATGAGTCGCGGATGTTTGATCTTAAAGAGAAGATGGTTAGCGGCATGCCGGAGGATTTGCTAACCGCTGATAAAGGAATTTTAATGGGTAGCGGTTTGGCACAGAAGTTAAATGTGCAGTTGGGTGATCTGGTCAGTCTGGCGGCGCCCAATGGCATGCTGATGCGCTTTAGGGTCGTCGGTATTTTCCGCATCGGCATGAGCGCAATTGATAATGTACGCAGCTATGTTAGCCTGGCCAGCGGCCAGCAACTATTGGGGAAGGACAAAAGTTATATTACAGACATCAGCATAAAGCTACATGACCATAGTAAGGCGGCGTGGGTAGCCAAGGCAATGAATAGCCAGTTTGGCTATAAAGCAGATGACTGGGAAACCGCAAATGCCTCTGTCAAGACATCTAACCTGGTGCGTGATACACTCACTTATGTGGTAAGCGTGACATTGCTTATTGTGGCCGGCTTTGGCATTTACAATATTATGAACATGACCATTAATAATAAAATGAAGGACATTGCTATTTTGAAGGCTCAGGGCTTTGCCGGACAAGACATTATGCAGATTTTTTTGAGCCAGGCCATATTTATCGGGTTGTTGGGAGCCCTGAGCGGCATGGGCCTGGGCTTTATGTTAGCTTATGCCTTGTCCAGCGTGCCCTTTCCGCCTAACGAGTACGTTGCCCTGAAATATTTCCCTGTAGCTTTTGAGCCTGCACATTATTTTTTTGGGTTGCTATTCGGCTCGCTTACGCCGCTGGTTGCCGGCTTAATGCCGTCGCTCAAAGCTGCTAAGATAGACCCCGTAATGATATTAAGAGGATGA
- a CDS encoding Crp/Fnr family transcriptional regulator, translated as MDTSIFLQHLRSYVSFPDADFDEFLKLLVPLTLRKGEYFYKSGEVPRYSPFVVQGCLRQFILDESGREQTILFNEEGNWAGQLGSMRSRMPTNVYLQALEPCQILGITIENVDRGIALFSWYQQYFLKKYPADHARLLEAANRLKSEPPETLYRELMESRPSLLLRVPQHLIANYLGVRTETLSRIKARLLRG; from the coding sequence ATGGATACCAGCATTTTTCTGCAGCATCTTCGTTCCTACGTGTCCTTTCCTGATGCGGATTTCGATGAATTTTTAAAATTACTTGTGCCACTCACTCTTCGGAAAGGCGAGTATTTCTATAAAAGTGGCGAGGTGCCCCGGTATAGCCCTTTCGTAGTTCAGGGATGTTTGCGGCAGTTCATATTGGACGAATCGGGCCGGGAGCAGACCATATTATTCAACGAAGAGGGCAACTGGGCAGGGCAATTAGGCAGCATGCGCAGCCGTATGCCCACCAACGTTTACTTACAGGCGCTTGAACCCTGCCAGATACTGGGCATTACGATAGAGAACGTAGACCGCGGCATTGCGCTATTTTCATGGTATCAGCAATATTTTTTGAAAAAGTATCCCGCTGACCATGCCAGGTTACTGGAAGCTGCAAACCGTTTAAAAAGCGAACCACCCGAAACACTTTACCGCGAGTTAATGGAGTCCAGGCCTTCATTACTTCTGCGTGTACCACAACATCTTATTGCCAACTATCTGGGGGTACGGACTGAAACGCTTAGCCGTATCAAAGCCAGGTTGCTGCGGGGTTGA
- a CDS encoding TIGR00730 family Rossman fold protein, which produces MNESEIVFLDGPQSRWKELKFAFKTLREMIVGFRALHFIGPCITIFGSARFAEDHPYYAMTRQAAAAFAQLGFTILTGGGPGLMEAANRGARDIGGRSVGCNIQLPVEQSPNPYLDKWIRLEHFFVRKILLVKYSYAFIVMPGGFGTLDEYFEALTLIQTRKIKDFPVVIFSKAYHRELLAHMEAMQKEGTIGPADARMFLVTDSIEEAVEMIREKSIKPFGLQPKKKPKPFRFLFERG; this is translated from the coding sequence ATGAACGAATCTGAGATTGTGTTTCTGGATGGGCCGCAGTCGCGGTGGAAGGAACTAAAATTTGCTTTTAAGACCTTGCGCGAAATGATAGTTGGTTTTCGGGCGCTGCATTTTATCGGGCCCTGCATTACTATTTTTGGCTCCGCGCGTTTTGCCGAAGACCATCCCTATTATGCCATGACCCGACAGGCAGCAGCTGCCTTTGCGCAGCTGGGGTTTACCATACTCACCGGCGGTGGCCCCGGCCTGATGGAAGCGGCAAACCGTGGCGCAAGAGATATAGGGGGCCGTTCTGTAGGCTGTAATATACAGCTTCCGGTTGAACAATCCCCTAACCCTTACCTTGACAAATGGATACGGCTGGAACACTTTTTCGTGCGAAAAATACTGCTTGTAAAATATTCGTACGCCTTTATAGTGATGCCTGGCGGCTTTGGTACGCTTGATGAGTATTTTGAAGCGCTTACGCTGATACAAACCAGGAAGATAAAAGATTTTCCGGTGGTGATTTTTTCCAAAGCCTACCACCGGGAATTACTGGCGCATATGGAAGCCATGCAAAAGGAGGGCACCATCGGCCCTGCTGATGCACGGATGTTTCTTGTAACAGATAGCATTGAGGAGGCGGTTGAAATGATCAGGGAAAAAAGCATCAAACCCTTTGGTTTACAGCCTAAAAAGAAACCAAAACCCTTCCGGTTCTTATTTGAACGCGGCTGA
- a CDS encoding MBL fold metallo-hydrolase RNA specificity domain-containing protein produces the protein MGRKQHNSASAVYLESLGAAGTVTGSKHLLITPSMTVMIDCGLFQGIKTLRERNWDKPPVAAASVGAMVLTHAHLDHCGYIPLFVKNGYRGPIYMSAPTRDLAEIILRDCAKLQEEDAARANRHGFSKHHPAQPLYTVADVETALPLFKVCATASEITLSEHLSFTLFPAGHIPGACSVNFNCYGKNVLFSGDIGREHSELLPPPARLTNADFVIMETTYGDRLHSAADTAQEMAMLINDTLFNKGNILIPCFAVGRAQEVMHLIYRLKMQNIIPRTVPVYLDSPMAAAAGKALLHHPQWFIIDEKECARMFSGVTTNENYEETKKIIRRRGSKIILAASGMLTGGRVLEYLKQYLPDSKNMVLLIGFQAEGTRGRALANKAPEVKIHGKYYPVRAQVKEIEGLSAHADQRELLNWLSRLAASQPRVFLVHGEPGVQDAFRVKVKDELGIYAEIMQQDVRLMLFEPAAPETIS, from the coding sequence ATGGGAAGAAAGCAACATAACAGCGCTTCGGCAGTTTACCTGGAATCGCTGGGCGCGGCTGGTACGGTTACGGGCTCTAAACATTTGCTGATTACCCCAAGTATGACGGTAATGATAGACTGCGGACTTTTCCAGGGCATCAAAACGTTACGTGAGCGCAATTGGGACAAGCCGCCGGTTGCTGCCGCAAGCGTTGGGGCTATGGTACTTACCCATGCGCATCTGGACCACTGCGGCTATATTCCGCTTTTTGTAAAAAACGGCTATCGCGGGCCAATTTATATGAGCGCCCCAACACGCGACCTGGCCGAGATCATCCTGAGAGATTGCGCAAAATTACAGGAAGAAGATGCTGCCCGCGCCAACCGGCATGGTTTTAGTAAACATCATCCGGCGCAGCCGCTTTATACAGTAGCTGATGTTGAAACTGCGCTGCCACTGTTTAAAGTATGTGCAACAGCATCTGAAATAACATTGAGCGAACATTTGTCTTTTACCTTATTCCCTGCCGGTCATATCCCCGGGGCATGTTCGGTTAATTTTAACTGTTATGGTAAAAATGTGTTGTTTTCGGGCGATATCGGCCGCGAACATTCTGAATTGCTTCCGCCGCCCGCACGGCTCACCAATGCTGATTTTGTAATCATGGAGACCACCTATGGCGATCGGCTGCATTCCGCAGCGGATACGGCCCAAGAAATGGCAATGCTGATTAACGATACGCTTTTTAATAAGGGAAACATCCTTATCCCTTGTTTTGCCGTTGGCCGTGCGCAAGAGGTTATGCACCTAATTTACCGCTTAAAAATGCAAAATATTATCCCCAGGACTGTACCGGTTTACCTGGACAGCCCCATGGCGGCGGCCGCAGGAAAAGCATTGCTTCACCATCCTCAATGGTTTATCATTGATGAAAAGGAATGCGCACGCATGTTCAGCGGAGTAACCACTAATGAAAATTATGAAGAAACAAAGAAGATCATACGCCGCAGGGGAAGCAAGATTATATTGGCCGCCAGCGGCATGTTAACAGGCGGGCGGGTATTGGAATATCTTAAGCAGTATTTACCCGACAGTAAAAATATGGTTTTGCTGATTGGGTTTCAAGCCGAAGGCACGCGTGGCCGCGCCTTGGCGAACAAAGCCCCCGAAGTAAAGATACACGGCAAATATTACCCGGTGCGGGCTCAGGTTAAAGAGATAGAAGGGCTGTCGGCACATGCCGATCAACGGGAATTGTTAAATTGGCTCAGCCGGTTAGCTGCCAGCCAGCCACGTGTATTTTTGGTACACGGCGAGCCTGGTGTACAGGATGCTTTCCGGGTAAAAGTTAAAGATGAGTTAGGTATTTATGCGGAAATTATGCAACAGGATGTACGCTTGATGCTATTTGAGCCGGCAGCGCCGGAAACGATAAGCTAA
- a CDS encoding PAS domain-containing sensor histidine kinase, producing MNKTTIFEALFERAADGLLVTDRDGNILLANPAFWSFFGWKPHKDVQIGQFLDGQTSQRLLSCDVAQEFTGIKKDGTKFPVFFSLVRVPGDDDHYYIGQVHDLSREKSNASSLAREQQLGQLKSRLVSMASHEFRSPLSQIQLSASLIERYYQRLDQSKIMAHLQKIRLAVNDMTDTLNDFLSLERIEAGTFQPDLRKFDLVNFGEDLCAQMRLMAGNHQLLYQHNGRERLINSDRNLLKHCVINLLSNAFKYSALPGKIFLRTQINPEGYVITVSDRGIGIPQDEQKKLFEPFFRASNSGAVSGTGLGLHIVKNYVRQLGGEVRVRSHENKGSTFSLSFPALPAQIASSVHPVA from the coding sequence ATGAACAAAACAACAATATTTGAGGCGCTCTTTGAACGGGCCGCTGATGGGCTGTTGGTTACCGACAGAGATGGCAACATCCTGTTAGCCAATCCTGCTTTTTGGTCGTTCTTTGGGTGGAAACCTCATAAAGACGTGCAAATAGGGCAGTTTCTGGATGGCCAAACCAGTCAGCGGTTGCTGTCGTGCGATGTGGCACAAGAGTTTACCGGCATTAAAAAAGACGGCACAAAATTTCCCGTATTTTTTTCCCTGGTGCGGGTTCCGGGTGATGACGACCACTATTACATCGGACAGGTTCATGACCTCAGCCGTGAAAAAAGTAACGCGAGCTCATTAGCAAGGGAACAGCAGTTAGGTCAGTTAAAAAGCCGGCTTGTGTCTATGGCATCCCACGAGTTCCGTTCACCATTAAGCCAGATCCAGCTCTCTGCCTCGCTCATCGAACGCTATTATCAGCGGCTTGATCAAAGCAAGATCATGGCGCATTTGCAAAAAATACGCCTGGCAGTAAATGATATGACAGATACACTTAACGATTTCCTATCCCTGGAACGCATTGAGGCCGGAACCTTCCAACCCGATTTAAGAAAGTTTGACCTGGTTAATTTTGGAGAGGACCTCTGTGCCCAGATGCGGCTAATGGCCGGTAATCATCAGTTACTGTACCAGCATAACGGAAGGGAACGCCTGATAAATTCTGACCGGAACCTGCTGAAACATTGCGTGATAAACCTGCTATCCAATGCGTTTAAATACTCTGCCCTGCCCGGCAAGATCTTCCTTCGGACACAGATAAATCCCGAAGGATACGTAATCACCGTTAGTGACCGAGGGATAGGCATTCCGCAGGATGAACAAAAAAAGCTATTTGAACCATTTTTCAGGGCAAGTAATTCCGGGGCAGTATCGGGTACCGGGCTGGGCTTGCATATCGTTAAAAATTACGTACGCCAGCTTGGTGGGGAAGTGCGTGTACGAAGCCACGAAAATAAAGGATCAACTTTTAGCTTATCGTTTCCGGCGCTGCCGGCTCAAATAGCATCAAGCGTACATCCTGTTGCATAA
- a CDS encoding cupin domain-containing protein yields MQPSTTIYQLTNRLGRARYYMGGYWVFLATATDTAGQFSLIEANLRQGMEPPAHVHTNEDESFHLLEGEMLFTADGKQYQLKAGEFLHLPKGVQHTFKVLSPTARVLIHLVPAGLEAMFLELSQPATALDYPTVPAGPPPAEWLECLGRLQQQFGIRNVDNRQIRAQ; encoded by the coding sequence ATGCAACCATCAACAACGATATACCAATTAACAAACAGACTTGGGCGGGCGCGATATTATATGGGCGGTTACTGGGTGTTTTTGGCTACCGCTACAGATACAGCGGGGCAGTTTAGCCTGATAGAAGCCAACCTGCGCCAGGGCATGGAGCCGCCAGCTCATGTACATACCAACGAAGATGAGTCCTTTCACTTGCTGGAAGGAGAGATGCTGTTTACTGCAGATGGCAAACAATACCAACTTAAGGCTGGAGAATTTTTGCATCTGCCAAAAGGGGTTCAGCACACATTTAAAGTACTGAGCCCCACCGCCAGGGTACTAATTCACCTGGTGCCTGCGGGGCTTGAAGCCATGTTCCTTGAATTAAGCCAGCCTGCAACTGCTTTAGATTACCCCACTGTACCTGCGGGGCCGCCACCGGCCGAATGGCTGGAGTGTTTGGGCCGGTTACAGCAGCAATTCGGCATCCGGAACGTAGATAACAGACAGATCCGGGCTCAATAG